A segment of the Acidobacteriota bacterium genome:
ACGTACGGCAGCTTTTCGAGAGCGTCCGCCACCTTCTCGATGTCCGTCATGACCTTGCCGTTCCAGTCGCCCGAGATCGCGGACGTGTACGCCTGGCCAAACCCGGTCGAGCCGTGCGGGTTCGGGAACGCGACGACGTAGCCCGCGCCGGGGTAGACCTGCCAGTCGCCGCGGTACGCGTCCGCCCACTGCTGCTGCGGCCCGCCGTGGACGTTCAGGATGAGCGGATACTTCTTCCCGGCGTCGAAGCCGTGAGGCTTCACGATCCAGACGTGGACGGGCTTGCCGCCGGCCCCGGGCACGGTGATCTCCTCGGCGGGGCGGACGTCGACCTCGTTCTCGAAGGCCGCGTTGTGCGTCGTGAGTCGCGCGCCGGTCCCGTCCCCTCCGCCCTGCACGGCGAGGCGCCACAGCTCGAGCGGGCTCCCGATCCTGCGGCGCGCTGCCACGGCGAACGAGGCGTCGGGCGCGAGCGTCCACGCGTCGATCGCGCCCACGGACGACACCGCGCGGAGCGCGCCGGTTGCGAGAACGATCTCGTAGAGGGGCGTCCGCCCCTTCACCTCGGCCGTGAAGAAGATCCGGCTGCCGTCTCGCGAGAAGTCGAAGTCGCGAACGTTGTCGTCGAACGTCGCGGTGAGATCGCGCTCGGCGCCGGTCGCGCGGTCGCGGAGGACGATCCGGAACCGGTCGGCCTCGTAGCGCGGGGTGAGCTGTCGCTTGAACGCGAGGAACCTTCCGTCCGGCGAGTAGCGGGGCGAGCCGTCGAAGCCCTTGTTCGCCGCGGTGAGGTTTTTCGGTGCGGAGAGTGCCGCCGCGTCTCCGGCGGCGGGCACGGTCCAGACGTCCGCGTTCGTCGAGTACGCCGCGTCCGCGTCGCGGTTGGACGAGAAGGCCAGTTCCTTCCCGTCCGGCGAGAGGTCGAAGTCCCGCCCGCCGCCGACCGAGAAGACCGGAGAGTCGAAGTCGCCGGGTGTGAGGTCGCGGACGGCCTTGCCAGCGTCCGCCTCGGCGAGGTCGAGAAGGAAGACGTGAGTGCGCTTGCCGTCCTTCCAGTCCGTCCAGTGGCGGTAGAGGAGGGAGTCGGCGAGATGGGCCTTGATCTTGTTCGCGTCGCGCGCGTCCGAAGCTTTCTTGTTGCAGGCCGCGTCGGCGCCGCAGGAAGGCGTCACGTCGGCCGCGAAGATGAGAAAG
Coding sequences within it:
- a CDS encoding S9 family peptidase, with amino-acid sequence MPKRSAPLALALLFLLSPLARAADTGRAFTLEDLYRTKGVGEPAISPDGKTIVYSVATNDWAAKKKTVALWRVGADGSNARPITAGDARDEHPFFSPDGKTLAFVSTRTGEPQVFFLPLAGGEAEQKTRFPGGVDGPAFSRDGRFLIFAADVTPSCGADAACNKKASDARDANKIKAHLADSLLYRHWTDWKDGKRTHVFLLDLAEADAGKAVRDLTPGDFDSPVFSVGGGRDFDLSPDGKELAFSSNRDADAAYSTNADVWTVPAAGDAAALSAPKNLTAANKGFDGSPRYSPDGRFLAFKRQLTPRYEADRFRIVLRDRATGAERDLTATFDDNVRDFDFSRDGSRIFFTAEVKGRTPLYEIVLATGALRAVSSVGAIDAWTLAPDASFAVAARRRIGSPLELWRLAVQGGGDGTGARLTTHNAAFENEVDVRPAEEITVPGAGGKPVHVWIVKPHGFDAGKKYPLILNVHGGPQQQWADAYRGDWQVYPGAGYVVAFPNPHGSTGFGQAYTSAISGDWNGKVMTDIEKVADALEKLPYVDKDRMGAMGWSWGGYAMMWLEGHTTRFKALASMMGVYDLRAMYSSTEEVWFPHWDLKGAPWENAALYRSQSPSEYVTAFKTPCLVVTGEKDYRVPYTQSLEFFTDLQARGVPSRLIVFEKAGHWPSAFEMALYYAAHLDWFHRWLGGPPSPWKPEDLVAGR